The following are encoded in a window of Nibricoccus aquaticus genomic DNA:
- a CDS encoding adenine phosphoribosyltransferase gives MSSAPVSVSALLKSRIRTVRDWPKPGVNFRDATTLFHDPEAFRATIDAFAEDCAKQEIDIIAAVDARGFILGGALAYKLGKPFALVRKKGKLPYKTVSEDYHLEYGTAAVEIHADACKAGDRVLIVDDLIATGGTLLAATKLFRVLHGEVIGVAAVIDLPELGGSKRLRDVGLKVHALCEYSETE, from the coding sequence ATGTCTTCGGCTCCTGTGTCTGTTTCCGCTCTTCTCAAATCCCGCATCCGCACTGTGCGCGACTGGCCGAAGCCAGGCGTGAATTTTCGCGATGCGACCACTCTCTTCCACGATCCTGAGGCTTTCCGTGCGACGATCGACGCGTTTGCCGAGGACTGCGCGAAGCAGGAGATCGACATCATCGCGGCGGTGGATGCGCGGGGGTTCATTCTCGGCGGTGCGCTCGCGTACAAGCTGGGCAAGCCGTTCGCGCTGGTGCGCAAAAAAGGGAAGCTGCCTTACAAGACCGTCTCGGAAGATTATCACCTCGAGTACGGGACGGCGGCGGTGGAGATCCACGCGGATGCGTGCAAGGCGGGTGATCGTGTTTTGATTGTCGATGATCTGATAGCGACGGGGGGAACGCTGCTGGCGGCGACGAAGCTGTTCCGGGTTTTGCACGGCGAGGTGATTGGCGTGGCGGCGGTGATCGATCTGCCGGAGCTGGGTGGATCGAAGAGGCTACGCGACGTCGGGCTGAAGGTTCACGCGTTGTGCGAGTATTCGGAGACGGAGTGA
- a CDS encoding MFS transporter, with the protein MSSPSVTPPAKSGFRWTICGLLFAATTINYMDRSIIGLLAPMIQKDIGWTEIDYANLNTAFQGAYAIGLLFAGRVIDIFGTKLSYAVAMIFWSVAAIAHAATHTVMGFGVARFFLGLGESGNFPAAIKAVTEWFPKKERALATGIFNSGSNVGAVLAPIVILPLAAATDWRWTFVIIGSLGFVWLLLWFPFFGRPQNSRFTSAEERALIAEGAGTEVEQKTSWGLLLQRRQTWAFTLAKFLTDPVWWFYLLWLPKWLTARGVDPKGVVMPLVYIYAIATVGSVGGGVVFGVFQKRGLTVNVARKTTMALFALFVLPVLFVSRVENLWVGATLMGIALAAHQGWSANLFTTVSDMFPKRAVGSVVGIGGMAGSVGGMIFFQIAGRILESSGNYALLFTICVAAYGAGFVALQLLAPKLTQAEV; encoded by the coding sequence ATGTCGTCTCCATCTGTCACCCCACCGGCGAAAAGTGGATTTCGCTGGACCATCTGCGGTCTGCTTTTTGCGGCGACCACGATCAACTACATGGACCGCTCGATCATTGGCCTGCTTGCGCCGATGATTCAAAAGGACATCGGCTGGACGGAGATCGACTATGCGAATCTGAACACGGCGTTTCAGGGGGCATACGCGATCGGGCTATTGTTCGCCGGGCGCGTGATCGATATTTTTGGAACGAAGCTGAGCTATGCAGTGGCGATGATTTTCTGGAGCGTGGCGGCGATCGCTCATGCGGCGACGCATACGGTGATGGGATTTGGTGTGGCGCGGTTTTTCCTCGGGCTGGGCGAATCAGGAAATTTTCCGGCGGCCATCAAGGCGGTGACGGAGTGGTTTCCGAAAAAGGAGCGGGCGCTGGCGACGGGGATTTTTAATTCAGGGAGCAATGTGGGTGCGGTGCTGGCTCCGATCGTGATTTTGCCGCTGGCAGCGGCGACGGACTGGCGGTGGACGTTTGTGATTATCGGATCGCTGGGGTTCGTGTGGCTACTGTTGTGGTTTCCGTTTTTCGGACGGCCGCAGAATTCGCGATTCACCAGCGCGGAGGAAAGAGCGTTGATCGCGGAAGGCGCGGGAACCGAGGTGGAGCAGAAGACGAGTTGGGGGCTGTTGCTTCAGCGGCGGCAGACGTGGGCGTTTACGCTGGCGAAGTTCCTTACCGATCCAGTGTGGTGGTTTTATCTTTTATGGCTGCCGAAGTGGCTGACGGCGCGGGGCGTGGATCCGAAGGGCGTGGTGATGCCGCTGGTGTATATCTATGCGATCGCGACGGTCGGCAGTGTGGGTGGCGGCGTAGTCTTTGGGGTTTTCCAGAAACGCGGGCTGACCGTGAATGTGGCGAGGAAGACGACGATGGCGTTGTTTGCGCTGTTCGTGCTGCCGGTGCTGTTCGTGTCGCGCGTGGAGAACTTGTGGGTGGGCGCGACGTTGATGGGGATCGCGCTCGCGGCTCATCAGGGCTGGTCGGCGAATTTGTTCACGACGGTTTCGGATATGTTTCCGAAGCGGGCGGTGGGATCGGTCGTGGGGATTGGCGGAATGGCCGGATCCGTGGGCGGGATGATTTTCTTCCAGATTGCGGGGCGGATTCTGGAGAGCAGTGGCAACTATGCGCTTCTCTTCACGATCTGTGTCGCCGCGTACGGTGCGGGCTTCGTCGCGCTGCAGTTGCTCGCGCCGAAGCTGACGCAGGCGGAGGTATGA
- a CDS encoding D-2-hydroxyacid dehydrogenase: MAGKSLTIWCNAQFSADAERILKEGTRKHRLVRAAGAASVLTAGGEDSALESADIAFGQPDAGQCVRSENLKWIEVTSAGYTRYDNEPFREELRRRGAVFTNASSVFSEPCAQHALAMMLALGRRLPGALDEQRGERRWLFSELRSESRLMAGETVLMLGFGAIGRRLAELLAPFRMKIFAVRRKAYSEAGVHVISEERVSSVIAEADHVINILPDNESTRNYVNARRLSWCKRGAKFYNIGRGTTVDQGALIEALESGKLGAAYLDVMEPEPLPPSHPLWTTRNCHITPHTAGGRSDQDETLVRHFLKNLAAFETGAGAGEFADRVI; encoded by the coding sequence ATGGCCGGAAAATCGCTGACGATTTGGTGCAACGCGCAGTTTTCGGCGGATGCGGAGCGTATCCTGAAAGAGGGCACGCGGAAGCACCGGTTGGTGCGTGCCGCGGGTGCGGCGTCGGTGCTGACGGCGGGCGGCGAGGACTCGGCGCTGGAATCGGCTGACATCGCGTTCGGGCAGCCGGATGCGGGGCAGTGCGTGCGGAGCGAGAATTTGAAATGGATCGAGGTGACGAGTGCGGGGTACACGCGCTACGACAACGAGCCGTTTCGCGAGGAGTTGCGGCGGCGCGGGGCGGTTTTCACGAATGCGTCGTCGGTGTTTTCTGAGCCGTGCGCGCAGCATGCGCTGGCGATGATGCTGGCGCTGGGGCGGCGATTGCCCGGGGCGCTCGATGAGCAGCGCGGCGAGCGGCGGTGGCTTTTTTCGGAGCTGCGGAGCGAATCGCGGCTCATGGCTGGCGAGACGGTGTTGATGCTGGGATTCGGGGCGATCGGGCGGCGGCTGGCGGAGTTGCTGGCGCCTTTTCGGATGAAGATTTTTGCGGTGCGGCGGAAGGCTTACAGTGAAGCCGGCGTGCATGTCATCTCGGAGGAGCGGGTGAGCTCGGTGATCGCGGAGGCGGATCATGTGATCAACATCCTGCCGGACAATGAGAGCACGCGGAACTATGTGAACGCGCGGCGGCTGAGCTGGTGCAAGCGCGGGGCGAAATTTTATAACATCGGTCGCGGGACGACGGTGGACCAGGGGGCGCTGATCGAGGCGCTGGAGTCGGGAAAACTCGGCGCGGCGTATCTGGATGTGATGGAGCCGGAGCCGTTGCCGCCGTCGCATCCGCTGTGGACGACGAGGAATTGTCACATCACGCCGCATACGGCGGGCGGGCGGAGCGATCAGGATGAGACGCTGGTGAGGCATTTTCTGAAGAACCTGGCAGCGTTTGAAACTGGGGCGGGCGCGGGGGAGTTTGCGGACCGGGTGATCTGA
- a CDS encoding YhbY family RNA-binding protein: MYDFPLTGAQKTYLRGQGQTLDPLIKIGKAGLTPEFFNELQKQLNNHELIKLRFVGIERDARAELIEKIADEGRCVNVGSVGHTALFYRRNPDPARRQIELP, from the coding sequence ATGTACGACTTCCCACTCACCGGCGCGCAAAAAACCTATCTCCGCGGCCAGGGCCAGACCCTCGATCCCCTCATTAAAATCGGCAAAGCCGGCCTCACGCCCGAGTTCTTCAACGAACTCCAGAAACAGCTCAACAACCACGAGCTCATCAAACTCCGCTTCGTCGGCATCGAGCGCGACGCCCGCGCCGAATTGATCGAAAAAATCGCCGACGAAGGCCGCTGCGTGAACGTCGGCTCCGTCGGCCACACCGCCCTCTTCTACCGCCGCAACCCCGACCCCGCCCGCCGCCAGATCGAGCTGCCATAA
- a CDS encoding pseudouridine synthase produces the protein MRRLDQLLANLGYCSRREARDWIESGRVSVKGKIATDFGAKAHPADVLIDGQPPDHPDELLLLLHKPLGLVCSHDEREGPNVYSLLPPRWRARNPQITSIGRLDKDTSGLLLLTDQSALVHRLTSPKHKVPKLYRATLDRDLPPGLTELFASGTLLLAGEKDPCLPAQLRILDSRTAELTLTEGRYHQVRRMFASQGCEVLTLHRAAFGHLTLGDLAPGHYREFPLNTFG, from the coding sequence ATGCGCCGCCTCGACCAACTCCTCGCCAACCTCGGCTACTGCTCCCGCCGCGAAGCCCGCGACTGGATCGAATCCGGCCGCGTCTCCGTAAAAGGAAAAATCGCCACCGACTTCGGCGCCAAAGCCCACCCCGCCGACGTCCTCATCGACGGCCAGCCCCCCGATCACCCCGACGAGTTGCTCCTCCTCCTCCACAAACCCCTCGGCCTCGTCTGCTCCCACGACGAACGCGAAGGCCCCAACGTCTACAGCCTCCTCCCGCCCCGCTGGCGCGCCCGCAATCCCCAGATCACCAGCATCGGCCGCCTCGATAAAGACACCAGCGGCCTCCTCCTCCTCACCGACCAAAGCGCCCTCGTCCACCGCCTCACCTCGCCCAAGCACAAAGTCCCCAAACTCTACCGCGCCACCCTCGACCGCGATCTCCCCCCCGGCCTCACCGAACTCTTCGCCAGCGGCACGCTCCTCCTCGCCGGCGAAAAAGATCCCTGCCTCCCCGCCCAGCTCCGTATCCTGGATTCACGCACAGCCGAGCTGACTCTCACCGAAGGCCGCTACCACCAAGTCCGCCGCATGTTCGCCAGCCAGGGCTGCGAAGTCCTCACCCTCCACCGCGCCGCCTTCGGCCACCTCACCCTCGGTGACTTGGCCCCCGGCCACTACCGCGAATTCCCCCTCAACACCTTCGGCTGA
- a CDS encoding RNA recognition motif domain-containing protein, which yields MGNSKLYVGNMSFKTSEEELRSAFSQFGTVADVYVAMDKMTGRPRGFAFVTMGSEEEAKIAAEKLNGIDLGGRTLTVNEARPKEEGAGRSFGGGGGGGRGFGGGGGGRGFGGGGGRGGDRGDRGGFGGGRDRR from the coding sequence ATGGGTAACTCCAAACTCTACGTCGGTAACATGTCGTTCAAGACCTCTGAAGAAGAGCTCCGCTCGGCATTCAGCCAGTTCGGTACCGTCGCTGATGTGTACGTCGCCATGGACAAGATGACCGGCCGCCCACGCGGTTTTGCGTTCGTCACCATGGGTTCTGAAGAAGAAGCCAAGATCGCAGCTGAAAAGCTCAACGGCATCGACCTCGGTGGTCGCACGCTGACGGTTAACGAAGCTCGTCCCAAGGAGGAAGGCGCTGGCCGTTCCTTCGGTGGTGGCGGCGGCGGTGGCCGTGGCTTCGGTGGTGGCGGCGGTGGCCGCGGCTTCGGCGGTGGCGGCGGTCGCGGTGGCGATCGCGGTGATCGCGGTGGCTTCGGTGGCGGTCGTGACCGTCGCTAA
- a CDS encoding sensor histidine kinase, translating to MSTTASANGLLGGFEESAGKRATWSERWIGGRVYWLCQLAGWGTLVATWTVISFDFGVVHVKAMIIRHLGFGLAGVMASHLLRIGIWIVRERFHTWWSRGLGVAVALAGASAAMLGMGAVVAWLVPPFNNPGTYLMRFIQVATFLMPWVGFYFALTNLRNAQREQFARVRLDAALKEAEVRALKAQLNPHFLFNCLNSLRALVPIEQTRPREAITLLADLLRAALTVNERVAITLREEMETVGTYLALERIRFEDRLRVTCEITPEAREREVPPFLVQMLVENAVKHGIAVREAGGVVEISAEVRGELLHVRVSNPGRIAVSTDSTGLGLTNVRTRLRHLFGPEAGVTLTQAGDDQVVAKAVIPGRLMAARA from the coding sequence ATGAGCACGACGGCCTCGGCGAATGGGTTGTTGGGTGGTTTTGAGGAGAGCGCGGGCAAGCGCGCGACGTGGAGCGAGCGGTGGATCGGGGGGCGTGTTTACTGGCTGTGTCAGCTGGCTGGCTGGGGAACGTTGGTGGCGACGTGGACGGTGATCAGTTTTGATTTTGGGGTGGTCCACGTGAAGGCGATGATCATCCGGCATCTCGGTTTCGGGCTGGCGGGGGTGATGGCGTCGCACTTGTTGCGCATCGGGATATGGATCGTGCGCGAGCGGTTTCATACGTGGTGGAGCCGGGGGCTGGGCGTGGCGGTGGCTCTGGCGGGGGCGTCGGCGGCGATGCTGGGGATGGGCGCGGTGGTGGCGTGGCTGGTGCCGCCGTTTAATAATCCGGGGACGTACCTGATGCGGTTCATCCAGGTGGCGACGTTTCTGATGCCGTGGGTGGGATTTTATTTTGCGCTGACGAATCTGCGGAACGCGCAGCGGGAGCAATTTGCGCGGGTGCGGCTGGACGCGGCGCTCAAGGAGGCGGAAGTGCGGGCGCTGAAGGCGCAGCTGAATCCGCATTTTTTATTTAACTGCCTGAACTCGTTACGGGCGCTGGTGCCGATCGAGCAAACGCGGCCGCGGGAGGCGATCACGTTGCTGGCGGATCTGCTGCGCGCGGCGCTGACGGTGAACGAGCGGGTCGCGATAACGCTGCGTGAAGAGATGGAGACAGTGGGGACTTATCTCGCACTGGAGAGGATACGCTTCGAGGACCGGCTGCGGGTGACGTGTGAAATCACGCCGGAGGCGCGCGAGCGGGAGGTGCCGCCGTTTCTCGTGCAGATGCTAGTGGAGAATGCGGTGAAGCATGGCATCGCGGTGCGTGAAGCGGGCGGCGTCGTGGAGATCAGCGCGGAGGTGCGCGGTGAGTTACTGCACGTGCGGGTGAGTAATCCAGGGCGGATAGCGGTGTCCACGGATTCGACGGGACTGGGGCTGACTAATGTGCGGACGCGGCTGCGGCATTTGTTTGGACCGGAGGCGGGGGTGACGCTGACTCAGGCGGGCGATGATCAGGTCGTTGCGAAGGCGGTGATCCCGGGCAGGCTGATGGCTGCGCGCGCATGA
- a CDS encoding RNA-binding S4 domain-containing protein, translating to MILDERTSGCRIDKWLWCVRIFKTRGLATEACRAGEVEVGGQVAKAAREVRVSEVVGVRQGVMVRTLGVRGLPVARIGAKRVGEFCEDLTPPEEFAKLREQRVQQVLARDKGTGRPTKRDRRAMDEFFGG from the coding sequence ATGATACTGGACGAAAGGACTTCGGGCTGCCGCATCGATAAGTGGTTGTGGTGTGTGCGGATTTTCAAGACGCGGGGGCTGGCGACGGAGGCGTGTCGGGCAGGGGAGGTTGAGGTAGGTGGGCAGGTGGCCAAGGCGGCGAGGGAAGTGCGTGTGAGCGAGGTGGTGGGTGTGAGGCAGGGGGTGATGGTGCGGACGTTGGGGGTGCGCGGGTTGCCGGTGGCGCGGATCGGGGCGAAGCGGGTGGGGGAGTTTTGCGAGGATCTGACGCCGCCGGAAGAGTTTGCGAAGCTCCGGGAGCAGCGGGTGCAGCAGGTGTTGGCGCGCGATAAGGGAACGGGGCGGCCGACGAAACGGGATCGGCGGGCGATGGATGAGTTCTTCGGGGGCTAA
- a CDS encoding glycine--tRNA ligase: MSTPAPSAEVSMETIVALCKRRGFIFQSSEIYGGFNGFFDYGPLGVELKKNIRDCWWNDMVRRRDDVVGLESSIIMHPKVWEASGHVAGFSDPLVDCKTSKQRFRADQLFFSPVVIDGKTVGYVSALESERTTEELQAAAESFKRKKALQGTLAPVTPKDFTEAREDEHALIPSPATGEPGSLTAPRAFNMMFQTNVGAMTDGSSVAYLRPETAQGMFVDFKNVVDTGRVKLPFGIAQIGKSFRNEITPRNFIFRSREFEQMEMEYFIHEDADWKKSHDEWIEWCRSWLLSIGLPESHLSLYTHPKEKLSFYSRGTVDIMFKYPFGVQELWGIAARGNYDLTQHANASGKPQEIFDEATKKKFVPHVIEPAVGTDRIFLATLCAGYAEEDVTDEKGNTEKRVVLRLSPRIAPVKVAVLPLLKNKEALTQRAQALYKKLQRRYAVFYDESGAIGKRYRRQDEIGTPWCVTIDFDTIEKPGDTFTLRERDSMTQKRITESDLFALLEEQVY; the protein is encoded by the coding sequence ATGTCCACGCCCGCGCCCTCCGCCGAAGTCTCCATGGAAACCATCGTCGCGCTCTGCAAACGCCGCGGCTTCATTTTCCAATCCTCCGAAATCTACGGCGGCTTCAACGGCTTCTTCGACTACGGCCCCCTCGGCGTGGAGCTCAAAAAGAACATCCGCGACTGCTGGTGGAACGACATGGTCCGCCGCCGCGACGACGTCGTCGGCCTCGAATCGTCGATCATCATGCACCCGAAAGTCTGGGAGGCCTCCGGCCACGTCGCCGGCTTCAGCGACCCGCTCGTCGACTGCAAAACCTCCAAGCAACGCTTCCGCGCCGACCAGCTCTTCTTCTCGCCCGTCGTGATCGACGGCAAAACTGTCGGCTACGTTTCCGCCCTCGAAAGCGAGCGCACCACCGAGGAGCTCCAGGCCGCCGCCGAATCCTTTAAGCGCAAGAAAGCCCTCCAAGGCACGCTCGCTCCCGTCACGCCCAAAGACTTCACCGAAGCCCGCGAAGACGAACACGCCCTCATCCCGTCGCCCGCCACCGGCGAGCCCGGCAGCCTCACCGCCCCACGCGCCTTCAACATGATGTTCCAGACGAACGTCGGCGCCATGACCGACGGCTCGTCCGTCGCCTACCTCCGCCCCGAGACCGCCCAAGGCATGTTCGTCGACTTCAAGAACGTCGTGGACACCGGCCGCGTGAAACTCCCCTTCGGCATCGCCCAAATCGGCAAGTCCTTCCGCAACGAAATCACCCCGCGCAACTTCATCTTCCGCTCCCGCGAATTCGAGCAGATGGAGATGGAATACTTCATCCACGAAGACGCCGACTGGAAAAAATCCCACGACGAATGGATCGAGTGGTGCCGCTCCTGGCTCCTCTCCATCGGCCTTCCCGAGTCGCACCTCTCCCTCTACACGCATCCGAAAGAGAAACTCTCGTTCTACTCCCGCGGCACCGTGGACATCATGTTCAAATACCCCTTCGGCGTGCAGGAACTCTGGGGCATCGCCGCCCGCGGCAACTACGACCTCACCCAACACGCCAACGCCTCCGGCAAGCCGCAGGAAATCTTCGACGAAGCCACCAAGAAAAAATTCGTCCCGCACGTCATCGAGCCCGCCGTCGGCACCGACCGCATCTTCCTCGCGACCTTGTGCGCCGGATACGCCGAAGAAGACGTCACCGATGAAAAAGGTAACACCGAGAAACGCGTCGTCCTCCGCCTCAGCCCGCGCATCGCTCCGGTCAAAGTCGCCGTCCTTCCGCTCCTCAAGAACAAGGAAGCACTCACCCAACGCGCGCAGGCCCTCTACAAAAAACTCCAGCGCCGCTACGCCGTCTTCTACGACGAGTCCGGCGCGATCGGAAAACGCTACCGCCGCCAGGACGAAATCGGCACCCCGTGGTGCGTGACCATCGACTTCGACACCATCGAAAAACCCGGCGACACCTTCACCCTCCGCGAACGCGACTCGATGACCCAAAAACGCATCACCGAGTCCGACCTCTTCGCCCTCCTCGAAGAGCAGGTGTATTAA
- a CDS encoding molybdopterin molybdotransferase MoeA, translated as MPLITPAEAERLILASVPTLPVEDCPLASAHGRILRAPIRADRDFPPFDRVTMDGFALRHSAVAAGRRAFRIQGFQPAGTIPLALESDETCIEIATGAVLPNGCDCVVPYEDTDRSANSSASASQPSTLNSQLPTSASVTLSDSIATALTPGQSIHHRGSDASTATELIPSGTRLTSREIAVAASCGSATLRVSLLPRIAVIATGDELVEVENPSPAPHQIRRSNDHALRAALLSSGYGRVERFHLRDLKYELETQLKRFLSEFDVLLLTGGVSKGKYDFLPTVLAELGVEKKFHGVAQRPGKPFWFGLTSRRVPVFALPGNPVSTLTCFHRYVIPALSSMSADACPRPEYAALAAPFTFKPALAPLVPVRLESTPDARLLAHISPTNTSGDFAGLLGTDGFLELPCGPLSLPAGHTARVHRWS; from the coding sequence ATGCCGCTGATCACCCCCGCCGAAGCCGAGCGCCTCATCCTCGCCAGCGTCCCCACGCTCCCCGTGGAAGACTGCCCGCTCGCTTCCGCCCACGGCCGCATCCTCCGCGCACCGATCCGCGCCGACCGCGATTTCCCTCCCTTCGACCGCGTCACGATGGACGGCTTTGCCCTCCGCCACAGCGCCGTCGCCGCCGGCCGCCGCGCCTTCCGCATCCAAGGTTTCCAACCCGCCGGCACGATCCCACTGGCCCTCGAATCCGACGAAACCTGCATCGAAATCGCCACCGGTGCCGTCCTCCCCAACGGCTGCGACTGCGTCGTCCCCTACGAAGACACCGACCGCTCCGCCAACTCCTCCGCCTCCGCCTCTCAACCCTCAACTCTCAACTCTCAACTCCCCACTTCCGCCTCCGTCACCCTCTCCGACTCCATCGCCACCGCACTCACCCCTGGCCAAAGCATCCACCACCGCGGCTCCGACGCCTCCACTGCCACCGAACTCATCCCCTCAGGCACCCGCCTAACCTCCCGCGAAATCGCCGTCGCCGCCTCCTGCGGCTCCGCCACCCTCCGCGTTTCCCTCCTCCCGCGCATCGCTGTCATCGCCACCGGCGACGAACTCGTCGAAGTCGAAAACCCGTCGCCCGCCCCGCACCAGATCCGCCGCTCCAACGACCACGCCCTCCGCGCCGCCCTGCTCTCCTCTGGCTATGGGCGCGTCGAGCGCTTCCACCTCCGCGACCTGAAGTACGAACTCGAGACGCAGCTCAAACGCTTCCTCTCCGAGTTCGACGTCCTCCTCCTCACCGGCGGCGTCTCCAAAGGAAAATACGATTTCCTCCCCACCGTCCTCGCCGAACTCGGCGTCGAAAAAAAATTCCACGGCGTCGCCCAGCGCCCCGGCAAACCGTTCTGGTTCGGCCTCACCTCCCGCCGCGTCCCCGTCTTTGCCCTCCCGGGCAATCCCGTCTCCACACTCACCTGCTTCCACCGCTACGTCATTCCCGCACTCTCCTCCATGAGCGCCGACGCGTGCCCACGACCCGAATACGCCGCACTCGCCGCGCCCTTCACCTTCAAGCCCGCCCTCGCCCCTCTCGTCCCCGTCCGCCTCGAATCCACTCCCGACGCCCGCCTCCTCGCCCACATCTCGCCGACCAACACCTCCGGCGACTTCGCCGGCCTCCTCGGCACCGACGGCTTCCTCGAACTCCCCTGCGGCCCCCTCTCTCTCCCTGCCGGCCATACCGCCCGCGTCCACCGCTGGTCCTGA
- a CDS encoding LytR/AlgR family response regulator transcription factor — translation MKTLRALLIDDERLARQELAALLKVFPWIEVVGEAGNATQALKLVEELKPELLFLDVEMPGRDGFSLLGALPEPRPRVIFTTAHDQFAVKAFEVEAVDYLLKPVHPKRLAAALAKLRNVEKREKVEEEGTDMNGRGEGVLAEDDRVLVREGERCWFVPVKSIRLLEAEGNHTRVHFQNERPLLYRTLTAMEARLPEKIFLRANRSQLVNVNFIETAGAWFSGSMKVALRGGPEVEFSRRQAQIFRERMSL, via the coding sequence ATGAAGACTCTTAGAGCATTATTGATCGATGATGAGCGGCTCGCGCGGCAGGAGCTGGCGGCGTTGTTGAAGGTGTTCCCGTGGATCGAGGTTGTCGGCGAGGCGGGGAACGCGACGCAGGCGTTGAAGCTGGTGGAGGAGCTGAAGCCGGAGTTGTTGTTTCTCGATGTCGAGATGCCGGGGCGCGATGGGTTTTCACTGCTGGGAGCGCTGCCGGAGCCGAGGCCGCGGGTGATTTTCACGACGGCGCACGATCAGTTTGCGGTGAAGGCGTTCGAGGTGGAGGCGGTGGATTATCTGCTCAAGCCGGTGCATCCGAAGCGGCTGGCGGCGGCGCTGGCGAAGCTGCGGAACGTGGAGAAGCGTGAGAAAGTCGAAGAGGAGGGAACTGATATGAATGGGAGGGGCGAGGGGGTGCTGGCCGAGGATGACCGCGTGTTGGTGCGCGAAGGGGAGCGTTGCTGGTTTGTGCCCGTGAAATCGATACGGTTGCTGGAGGCGGAAGGGAATCACACGCGGGTTCATTTTCAAAATGAGCGGCCGCTGCTGTACCGGACGCTGACGGCGATGGAGGCGCGGCTGCCGGAGAAGATTTTCTTGCGGGCGAACCGGTCGCAGCTGGTGAACGTGAACTTCATCGAGACGGCGGGTGCGTGGTTTAGCGGGAGCATGAAGGTGGCGCTGCGCGGCGGGCCGGAGGTGGAATTTTCGCGGAGGCAGGCGCAGATTTTTCGTGAGCGGATGAGTTTGTGA
- a CDS encoding energy transducer TonB, with translation MKTFRLWILPALALAFATSPLPLPAQTPAETVYDLTVVDKAPAPKKRIKPDYPSSLKKRDTPAEITLRFIVTAEGTVTDINIVKFNDPDMVDPVYAAYEAAKFEPGQKAGKPVNTRMEITALFPEPKPAKKEKEKK, from the coding sequence ATGAAAACTTTCCGCCTCTGGATTCTCCCCGCGCTTGCACTGGCCTTTGCCACCAGCCCCCTCCCGCTCCCCGCGCAAACCCCCGCCGAGACCGTCTACGACCTCACCGTCGTCGATAAAGCCCCCGCGCCGAAAAAACGCATCAAGCCCGACTACCCGTCCTCGCTCAAAAAACGCGACACCCCCGCCGAGATCACCCTCCGCTTCATCGTCACCGCCGAAGGCACCGTCACCGACATCAACATCGTCAAATTCAACGACCCCGACATGGTCGATCCCGTTTACGCCGCCTACGAAGCAGCCAAATTCGAGCCCGGCCAGAAAGCCGGCAAACCGGTCAACACCCGCATGGAAATCACCGCCCTCTTCCCCGAGCCCAAGCCCGCGAAAAAGGAAAAAGAAAAGAAGTAA